The Sandaracinus amylolyticus genomic interval ACGACGAGGAAGAGGTCGACGGAGTGCGCGCCGAGCTCGTGACCGCGAGCGGGATGCAGGTCTTCGTCGAGGGCCCGATGGCGGACGACGACGAAGAGGACGAGAGCGAGAGCGAGTGACGCTCAGGAGAGCACGGCGGGATCGTCGCTGGCGCGCACCGGGCCGAGCGCGCTCGGCTCGATGACGAGACGCTTCTTCCGCGCGGTCTCGCGATACCCGGCGCCGCCCTGTGCGGCGCCCGGGTGAGGATCGTCCTCCCAGCGCGCGAGACCGAGGATCGCGACGGTCTCGCCGGGCTCGAGCGCGCCCTCCTGGTAGCGAACTCCCTTGTTGAAGCCGAAGAAGTCGGTGCTCGAGTGGCCGTGGCGCGCGAGGTACGCGTCGAGCTCGGGCGTCGCGTCGTTCCACGTGCCCGAGCGCTGGTGGTGATCGAGCACGATCGCGGGCTCGAGCTGGAGCGCCTTCACGATCGCGCGACCGGTCTCGTCCTCGACGACGAAATCGACGCTCTCGCGGTCGCGGATCAACGAGCGCCAGCTCGAGCTCTTGCCGGTCGAGACGCGCACGTCGACCTCGACGCGGTACGCCGCGCAGGTGCGGTGCGAGAGCGGCGCGTCGAGGGTGCGCGGACCGGCGCGCAGCGTGCCGACGATGCGCACCAGCTGCCCGTCCGGCGCATCGGCGACGCGCACCAATGGCGCGGCGCGGATCGCGCGGAGCGTCTGCTGGTACGGCGAGAACCACCACGCGCCGAGCGCGATCGCGCCGGCGGCGCCGAGCGCGATCAGGAGGAACAGCGGGGACGCGACGAGCAGCATCCCCGCGCTTCCTTCACTTGCCCGCGAGGGTCATCGCGCTGACGCGGAACGTCGGGCTCGCGATCGACGTGCGCAGATCGAGGTCGCTGCCGACCATGTCGATGCGCTGCAGCATCTGATCGAGGTTGAGCGAGATCGTCACCTCGCTCACCGGGAACGTCTTCTCGCCGTTCTCGATCCAGAAGCCCGCCGCGCCGCGCGAGAAGTCGCCGGTCACCGCGTTGAAGCCGAAGCCCATCATCTCGGTGACGTAGAGGCCCTTCTTCGTCGCGCGCACGATGTCCTCGGGGGTCGTCGCGCCGGGCTGGAGAACGAAGTTCGTCGTCGTCGGCGACACCCCACCCGAGCCGCCGCGCGCCGCGCTCGCCGTGCTCTCGAGGCCGAGCTTCCGCGCGCTGTACGTGTCGAGGAGGTACGTCTTCAGCTCGCCCTTCTCGACGACGACGTTGCGCCGCGAGAGCAGGCCCTCACCGTCGTACGCGCGCGATCCCGGCGCCTGCGCGATCAGCGGATCGTCGATGATCGAGACGAGATCGCTCGCGACCTTCGTGCCCACGCGATCGACGAGGTAGCTCGACTTCCGCCAGATCGCGCCGCCGCCGATGCAGCCCGCGATGAGGCCGAGGATCGAGCGCGCGACGTCGGGATCGAAGACGACCGCGCACTCCTGGGTCTCGACCTTGCGCGCGCCGAGCTTCGCGAGGGTGCGTCGCGCGGCCTCGCGACCGACGAGATCGTCCGCGAGGAGGCCCGCGTAGTGGCGCTTCGCGGTCCAGTAGTACCCGCTGCGCTTCTTGCCGCCCTGCCCTTCGGTCGTGTCGTCGGCGACCGGATGCACCGAGAGCGACGCGTACGTGCCGCGCGAGACGCCGCGGAACCCGCCGCTCGTCACCAGCGCGCGCGCCCCGCTCGCGCGGCTGAAGCTCGCGCCCTCGGAGTTCGTGATGCGCGCGTCGTACTCGAGCGCCGCCGACTCCGCGCGCCGCGCGTGCCCGATCGCCGACGCACCGTCGATCGAGTCGACACGGTCGTCGTGCAGATCGAGCTCCGCGTGCTGCTCCCGTCGCGAGAGCAGCGTCGTGTCCGGCGGGCCCGCCGAGGGATCCGGCTGCGACAAGCGCGCGAGCTCGATCGCGTCCTCGACGAAGCGACGGATGCCGCGCTCGCTGAGGTCGCTGGTCGTCGACACCGCGACTTGCTGCCCGATCATCACGCGCAGGCCGACCGAGCGTGACCCTGCCTCTTCCACCAGCTCGGGCTCGCGCATCCGCACCTTCGCGGACAGATGCGAGCCCTCGCCGATCACTGCTTCCGCGACATCGGCGCCCGACTTCTTCGCCATGTCCACGATGCGCTCGCCGAGCGCGATCAGACGCGACTGCGTCGCGTCCCAATTCTCACGCGTCATTCGTCCTCACCCGACCTGCGTGCCGCCGACCGTCATCCCGCTGATCTTCACCGTCGGGCACGCCACGCCGACGGGCACGGACTGCCCTTCCTTGCCGCACGTCCAGATCCCGTCCGAGAGCTCCATGTCGCTCCCGAGCATGACGACCTTGCGCATGACGTCCGGACCGTTGCCGATCAGGTTCACGCCCTTGAGCGGCGCCGTGATCTTCCCGTCTTCGATGAGGTAGCCCTCGGTCAGCGAGAAGACGAAGTCGCCGTTCGAGATGTCGACCTGACCGCCGCCGAACTTCCGCGCGAAGACGCCCTTCTTGACGCTCTTCACGATCTCCTCGGGGTCGTCCTGACCCGCGAGCAGCATCGTGTTCGTCATGCGCGGCATCGGGTGCGACTTGAACGACTCGCGCCGTCCGTTGCCCGTCGGGGCCCCGCCGAAGAACTCGGTGGACTGACGGTCCTGCATGTAGCCGCGCAGGATGCCCTTCTCGATCAGCATCGTGCTCCGAGGAACGTTTCCCTCGTCGTCGACATTCACCGATCCGCGCGAGCTCGCGAGCGTCGCGTCGTCGACCACGGTGCACAGGTCGCTCGCGACGCGCTGTCCGATCTGGTCGGTGTAGTTGCTCGTCTTCTTGCGGTTGAAGTCCGCCTCGAGGCCGTGCCCCACCGCTTCGTGCAGGAGGATGCCGCTGTCGCCGGGCGCGAGGACGACCTCCATCTCGCCCGCCGGCGCCTCGCGTGCGTCGAGCATCGTGAGCGCCTGACGCACTGCTTCCTTCGCGTGCCACTCGGGCGAGCGCTGCTCGAAGTACTCGAGGCCCATGCGGCCGCCGCCGCCCGAGCTGCCCGCCTGGCGCTTGCCGTTCTGCTCCGCGATCACGCGGATGCCGAAGCGGATCAGCGGCTGGACGTCGTGCACCATCGTGCCGTCGCTCGTCGCGACGAGGATCTCGCGGAGGCTCTCGCTGAGCGACGCCTCGACGCGCGACACCCGCGGATCCGCCGCGCGCGCGGCCTCGTCGGCGCGGCGCAGCAGCTCGCGCTTCGTCTCCCCCGCGACGTCGAGCGAGTAGAGCTCGACGTGGTAGCGCTTCGGCGTGTCGAGCGGCGCGAGGCCCACCGGCTCCTTGCCGCCCGCATCCGCGATCTGCGCCGCGGTCTTCGCGGCGCGCTCCATCGCGTCGACCTCGAAGTCCTCGCAGTACGCGTAGCCCGTCGCGTCACCCTTCCGCACGCGCACGCCGAGGCCCATCGACACACCGCGGCCCGCGCTCTTGAGGATGCCCTCCTCGTAGCCGTAGCTGCCGCTCACCTCGTACTCGAAGAAGAGATCCGCGTAGTCGCCGCCCTTCGAGAGGGCGACCGCGAGGAGCTTCTCGGCGAGGCGCGGGTCGATCGGGGAGGTGCCCTGAGGGCCGAACGGGGCCTGATAGCGCTGGCTCATGTGCGGTCGAGTGACTCTAAGGCGCGAGGTGTCGCGATCCAAGCGTGCTCGTCCCCGATCGATCCGTCGGGGCGACCTCCCCGGGCGCTCGCATCGCCGTCGCCGGAGCGTTCAGCTGACACTCGCGAGTCAGGTTCGAGCGCGGTGCGCATCGCGTGCATCGGGCCGCTGTGCTCCGCTCCGGTTCCGCGTCGGACCGCCGCGATGCACGTCGCGACGCCTGCCGCGCCGTCGGAAGGAGAACGCCATGTCGATCACGCTCTATCACCATCCCTACTCGCGCGCGGCGAACGTCGTCTGGATGCTCGAGGAGCTCGAGACACCGTACGAGCTCCGATTCGTCGACATCATGCAGGGCGAGCAGAAGACGGATGCGATCCGCTCGATGAACCCGATGGGCAAGCTGCCGATCCTGAAGGACGGCGACCTGATCGTGACCGAGGTGGCTGCGAT includes:
- a CDS encoding GIDE domain-containing protein; the protein is MLLVASPLFLLIALGAAGAIALGAWWFSPYQQTLRAIRAAPLVRVADAPDGQLVRIVGTLRAGPRTLDAPLSHRTCAAYRVEVDVRVSTGKSSSWRSLIRDRESVDFVVEDETGRAIVKALQLEPAIVLDHHQRSGTWNDATPELDAYLARHGHSSTDFFGFNKGVRYQEGALEPGETVAILGLARWEDDPHPGAAQGGAGYRETARKKRLVIEPSALGPVRASDDPAVLS
- a CDS encoding TldD/PmbA family protein — encoded protein: MTRENWDATQSRLIALGERIVDMAKKSGADVAEAVIGEGSHLSAKVRMREPELVEEAGSRSVGLRVMIGQQVAVSTTSDLSERGIRRFVEDAIELARLSQPDPSAGPPDTTLLSRREQHAELDLHDDRVDSIDGASAIGHARRAESAALEYDARITNSEGASFSRASGARALVTSGGFRGVSRGTYASLSVHPVADDTTEGQGGKKRSGYYWTAKRHYAGLLADDLVGREAARRTLAKLGARKVETQECAVVFDPDVARSILGLIAGCIGGGAIWRKSSYLVDRVGTKVASDLVSIIDDPLIAQAPGSRAYDGEGLLSRRNVVVEKGELKTYLLDTYSARKLGLESTASAARGGSGGVSPTTTNFVLQPGATTPEDIVRATKKGLYVTEMMGFGFNAVTGDFSRGAAGFWIENGEKTFPVSEVTISLNLDQMLQRIDMVGSDLDLRTSIASPTFRVSAMTLAGK
- a CDS encoding TldD/PmbA family protein, which codes for MSQRYQAPFGPQGTSPIDPRLAEKLLAVALSKGGDYADLFFEYEVSGSYGYEEGILKSAGRGVSMGLGVRVRKGDATGYAYCEDFEVDAMERAAKTAAQIADAGGKEPVGLAPLDTPKRYHVELYSLDVAGETKRELLRRADEAARAADPRVSRVEASLSESLREILVATSDGTMVHDVQPLIRFGIRVIAEQNGKRQAGSSGGGGRMGLEYFEQRSPEWHAKEAVRQALTMLDAREAPAGEMEVVLAPGDSGILLHEAVGHGLEADFNRKKTSNYTDQIGQRVASDLCTVVDDATLASSRGSVNVDDEGNVPRSTMLIEKGILRGYMQDRQSTEFFGGAPTGNGRRESFKSHPMPRMTNTMLLAGQDDPEEIVKSVKKGVFARKFGGGQVDISNGDFVFSLTEGYLIEDGKITAPLKGVNLIGNGPDVMRKVVMLGSDMELSDGIWTCGKEGQSVPVGVACPTVKISGMTVGGTQVG